A genomic region of Candidatus Thermokryptus mobilis contains the following coding sequences:
- a CDS encoding BF3164 family lipoprotein, which yields MRFFKGQILLGEVVIQDDSLGEVEGIICLGRYLILNDRKPLGSRGKIQVYDRGNYNLVASIGKEGSGPGEIRSAVALNYIPGDEFRFSIFDVSLNRLTIYSLIDGMCKVDKVISFEGAGNYYAHVINDSIIGVLDFLSDGRVSLYNFSGKKKETFGELLPGRKSGVPLDIHKAAMQGKLKVSPNSLYCILNATFSDFIDVYKDKKLEKRFHGPLKVLPRYKVESLQGFPVMALDTKRAIRGYIDIFVTNDYIYALYSGTPFKRHSGGKLIHIYSIDGRFVKTYLLDREVFGITLDPNTGEIFGIDKSLTKIIRFKVSAFKR from the coding sequence ATGAGATTTTTCAAAGGGCAGATTTTACTTGGCGAAGTTGTGATACAGGATGATTCGTTAGGAGAAGTTGAGGGCATAATTTGCCTTGGGCGTTATCTTATACTGAATGATAGAAAACCTCTTGGTAGTAGAGGGAAAATTCAAGTTTATGATAGGGGTAATTATAATTTGGTTGCTTCAATTGGTAAAGAGGGTTCTGGTCCTGGAGAGATTAGAAGTGCTGTAGCTTTAAATTATATCCCAGGTGATGAATTCAGATTTAGTATTTTTGATGTGTCATTGAATCGCCTGACAATTTATTCCTTAATAGACGGTATGTGTAAGGTTGATAAGGTAATATCATTTGAAGGAGCTGGAAATTATTATGCTCATGTTATCAATGATTCTATTATTGGAGTGCTTGATTTTTTAAGCGATGGTCGTGTTAGCTTATATAATTTTTCTGGAAAGAAAAAGGAAACATTTGGCGAACTGCTTCCTGGAAGAAAGAGTGGGGTTCCTCTGGATATACATAAGGCAGCTATGCAAGGTAAATTAAAAGTAAGCCCAAATAGTTTATATTGTATTTTAAACGCAACATTTTCTGATTTTATTGATGTATATAAGGATAAAAAGTTGGAAAAAAGATTTCATGGTCCTTTGAAGGTTTTACCGCGATATAAAGTTGAATCTTTGCAAGGGTTTCCTGTGATGGCTTTAGACACGAAACGAGCAATCCGAGGTTATATAGACATATTTGTTACAAATGATTATATTTATGCGTTATACTCTGGAACACCTTTTAAAAGACATAGTGGGGGTAAGTTAATTCATATTTATAGTATTGATGGAAGATTTGTTAAGACATATTTACTTGATCGTGAAGTTTTTGGGATAACTTTGGATCCAAATACGGGAGAAATTTTTGGAATTGATAAATCGCTGACCAAAATAATAAGGTTTAAAGTTTCTGCTTTTAAGCGATAG